A genomic stretch from Arachis stenosperma cultivar V10309 chromosome 3, arast.V10309.gnm1.PFL2, whole genome shotgun sequence includes:
- the LOC130970795 gene encoding uncharacterized protein LOC130970795 translates to MSRKLFDQLKSEESRYHPRHEVIRNEEDSTWSHLKHGNCGRESDDDELVKYMSNLPGYLERGKKNREKVLNVGVLDWTRLEQWQYSHKYVSHKSGSRTSTSSNASSSVSTDRLSCSSNRGNSHCASGQRKNNPSLQAHFMASPMQSHSEAIKSSRQSVGKRQNFTGCHGNPDAQSRYVNTDGYLAWNKPSNRLKGCDRKYLGQFVSKESDIFPNDRMYEAALCGGRMGVSIQDGGLEKRSETLRRPNIDAVVQGALRKSEPVPHFPREVARKSHCAVPDMHTSLSEKFSRMSFSEKPREFYHKEFDYDVPHSCPLPDELSYDNNSQYQGSGFSSTDLESIKVPASTFSSPLSTFSSPMSVKMSISPSRVSKTEEKKPTIGSTSSANEPCQGSDPKVMPEKSRSSSPFRRLSLNIGHTSKGSTSKEAGHMSHLSSTPALKSNMQNVRGYVRSNTLGDDKGSDAGRRKSSPLRRLLDPLLKPKTAKSRPSMDLAQKDSVSMNKNYISVNGNLSSQKADKALDRDYSSANAIDSSKDKHHVASATQAFLRIAVRNGMPLFTFGVDNTDRNILAATVKNLSSSGEDECNCIYTFYTFREAKKKNGSWMIQAGKNKGSDYISHAVAQMKVSDKHGDNLDSYNMKEFVLVSVKLVQGDDQVTDYQPNDELAAIVLKTPKSISFINDAHQDPVHATVLLPSGVHSLPSKGGPSSLIERWRSGGSCDCGGWDLACQLKILSNENQARKKPRSSKAYFADKLELFLQGNEQEHRSAFSLTPLKHGMYSVAFDSSLSLLQAFSICIALMKSKMPVPYELSGSRSSIEGKIPRETTLLVQNEELKAFGKLEDIPASYVSYPPHSPVGRV, encoded by the exons ATGAGTAGAAAGCTTTTTGACCAGTTGAAGTCAGAGGAGTCTCGATATCATCCTCGTCATGAAGTTATCAGAAATGAGGAAGACAGCACATGGAGTCACCTCAAGCATGGGAACTGTGGAAGGGAAAGCGATGATGATGAGCTGGTTAAGTACATGTCGAATTTGCCAGGTTATCTGGAGAGGGGGAAGAAGAATAGGGAGAAAGTGTTGAATGTTGGCGTTCTTGATTGGACCCGTCTAGAACAATGGCAGTACAGCCATAAATATGTGTCTCATAAAAGTGGCAGCAGAACTTCTACATCTAGTAATGCATCCTCTTCTGTTTCGACAGATCGGTTATCTTGTTCTTCTAACAGAGGTAACAGTCATTGTGCTTCTGGTCAAAGAAAAAACAACCCTTCACTACAAGCTCATTTCATGGCATCTCCAATGCAAAGCCACTCTGAAGCCATCAAATCCTCTAGACAAAGTGTCGGAAAACGTCAGAATTTTACAGGTTGCCATGGCAATCCAGATGCACAGAGCAGATATGTTAACACAGATGGTTATCTTGCTTGGAACAAGCCTAGTAACAGACTGAAAGGTTGTGACAGGAAATACTTGGGTCAGTTTGTTAGTAAAGAAAGTGACATCTTTCCGAATGATCGAATGTATGAGGCAGCATTGTGTGGGGGTAGGATGGGAGTAAGCATTCAAGATGGTGGATTGGAGAAAAGATCAGAAACTTTGAGAAGACCAAACATTGATGCTGTTGTACAAGGTGCACTCAGGAAAAGTGAGCCAGTTCCTCATTTTCCTAGAGAAGTTGCTCGAAAGAGTCATTGTGCTGTCCCTGATATGCATACATCCTTGTCTGAAAAGTTTAGTCGAATGAGCTTTTCAGAAAAGCCTAGGGAATTTTACCACAAAGAATTTGATTATGATGTTCCGCACTCCTGTCCTTTACCAGATGAACTTAGCTATGACAATAATTCTCAGTATCAAGGATCAGGTTTCAGTTCGACAGATCTGGAAAGTATCAAAGTTCCTGCTTCAACTTTCTCATCACCCTTATCTACTTTCTCATCACCCATGTCGGTCAAGATGAGCATAAGTCCATCCAGAGTTAGTAAGACCGAAGAAAAGAAGCCAACCATAGGCTCCACTTCATCTGCAAATGAGCCTTGCCAGGGATCAGACCCGAAAGTAATGCCTGAAAAGTCGAGAAGCTCTTCACCTTTTCGTCGATTAAGCCTCAACATTGGCCATACAAGCAAAGGTTCTACCTCTAAAGAGGCTGGGCACATGTCGCATTTGAGCTCCACACCAGCTCTtaaatcaaacatgcaaaatgTGAGGGGCTATGTTAGATCAAACACTTTAGGCGATGATAAAGGTTCTGATGCAGGCAGAAGAAAATCAAGCCCATTGAGGAGGTTACTGGATCCATTGCTGAAACCAAAGACAGCTAAAAGCCGTCCTTCGATGGATTTAGCTCAGAAGGATTCGGTATCAATGAACAAGAATTATATCTCGGTTAATGGGAATCTTTCCAGTCAAAAGGCAGACAAAGCATTAGACAGGGATTATAGCTCAGCTAATGCCATTGATTCCTCAAAGGACAAGCATCACGTCGCATCAGCAACTCAAGCTTTTCTTAGAATTGCTGTGAGGAATGGCATGCCTCTTTTCACATTTGGTGTGGACAACACTGACAGAAACATTCTTGCAGCGACAGTGAAGAACTTAAGCTCCTCAGGAGAAGATGAATGCAACTGTATCTATACTTTTTACACCTTTAGGGAGGCtaagaagaagaatggaagtTGGATGATTCAAGCAGGAAAAAACAAAGGCTCTGACTACATTTCTCATGCTGTTGCCCAAATGAAGGTATCTGACAAACATGGAGACAATTTGGACTCCTATAACATGAAAGAGTTTGTTCTGGTTTCAGTGAAGTTAGTGCAGGGAGATGATCAAGTCACCGATTATCAGCCGAATGACGAGCTTGCTGCCATTGTTCTCAAAACACCTAAATCTATCAGTTTCATCAATGATGCACATCAGGATCCTGTCCATGCAACAGTTTTGCTTCCAAGTGGGGTTCATAGTCTTCCTAGTAAAGGTGGGCCTTCATCTTTGATCGAGCGCTGGAGATCAGGCGGATCATGTGACTGTGGTGGCTGGGATTTGGCCTGCCAACTTAAAATCCTTTCTAATGAAAATCAAGCCAGAAAAAAACCAAGATCATCCAAGGCTTATTTTGCAGATAAACTTGAACTCTTCCTCCAG GGGAATGAACAAGAGCACCGGTCTGCATTCAGTTTGACCCCCTTGAAGCATGGAATGTATTCAGTGGCATTTGATTCATCACTCTCACTTTTGCAAGCATTCTCCATCTGCATAGCATTGATGAAGAGTAAGATGCCAGTGCCATATGAGCTTTCAGGATCAAGAAGCTCCATTGAAGGTAAAATTCCAAGGGAAACAACACTATTGGTGCAAAATGAGGAACTTAAGGCTTTTGGTAAATTGGAGGACATTCCTGCAAGTTATGTCTCTTATCCACCACACTCCCCTGTTGGTAGGGTCTAA
- the LOC130969368 gene encoding 18.2 kDa class I heat shock protein-like, whose product MSIVPMKQDGEGEGSNSLVDAFLGSRMELWDPFHFMPAPFSNMLSGLGLGSSVNTRLDWRENSKAHVWKVVLPGFTDEDVLVELQDERVLQVSVESGKFMSRFKVPDDANLEQLKAKMHNGVLLITVPKYQQASNIRVVEIEGSD is encoded by the coding sequence ATGTCGATAGTGCCAATGAAGCAGGATGGTGAGGGCGAGGGGTCTAACTCTTTGGTTGATGCATTCTTGGGTTCCCGTATGGAGCTGTGGGACCCCTTCCACTTCATGCCCGCCCCGTTCTCCAACATGTTGTCGGGTTTGGGATTGGGGTCATCGGTGAACACCCGCTTGGACTGGAGGGAGAATTCCAAGGCACACGTGTGGAAGGTGGTGCTACCTGGATTCACCGATGAGGACGTTCTGGTTGAGCTCCAAGACGAGAGGGTGCTTCAGGTGAGCGTGGAGAGCGGCAAGTTCATGAGCAGATTCAAGGTACCTGATGACGCTAACCTTGAGCAACTCAAGGCCAAAATGCACAACGGGGTTCTGCTTATCACTGTTCCCAAGTATCAACAAGCCTCCAACATTAGGGTCGTTGAGATTGAAGGCTCTGATTGA